In the genome of Pirellulales bacterium, the window ATACGCGAACGTTGGGTGAAAGCGTCGGACGGCCGCTGGTACACACGGACGGCGGGCATGGTGTAATTGAAATTTGAATGTACGGATTTCGCGTCCGGCTGCCACTATTAAGGATGACGGTTCGATTCACTCCCTTTTACCGGCGGTTCTGACCCATGCGATTGACGCTCCGCACGATGCTGGCTTATCTGGAAGACCTTCTGGAGCCGGCCGACGCCGAACAGGTCCACAAGAAGATCGAGGAAAGCGAATTCGCCACGAGCCTGATGCACCGCACTCGCGATGTGACGCGGCGGCTGCGGCTGGGGGCGCCCAAATTGCACGGCCGGGGCATGGGCTTCGATCCGAACACGGTGGCCGAGTATTTGGACTACACGCTCCCTTCGGAGCGGGTGCCCGACTTCGAAAAGGTCTGCCTGGAGTCCGACGTCCACCTGGCGGAAGTGGCCTCGTGCCACCAGATCCTGGCTCTCGTGCTCAGCAAGCCGGCGGAGATTGAAGGCGGCAGCCGCCAGCGGATGTACGAATTACTCAGCCAAGCCGATGCGACCGCGGCCGCGCGGACGGCGGCCAAAAGCGAACGCACGTTGGCCGAACGGGCGGCGCGGTCGTCTCGCCGCAAGAAAAAACGCCGCCGCCCCAAGGTGCCCGACTATCTACGCGAAGCGTCGGACACGCCCGCCCGGTCTCGGCCGTGGGCCGTAATGCTGCTGGCCGCGCTGGTGTTGCTGGCCGCCGGTATTGGCGTGGCGAGCTTCTGGCCGCAGATTTCGGCGCATTTCCGGAACGGGGAGGTGGTGGCGCGGGTCGAGCCGCCCGACCATGTCGCCGACGTTAACCATCCGCCGGAAAACGCAGGCGGCGTCTCCGCACCGCAGTTCCAGAATCAGGCCCCAAGCCGAACGGCGGACCAAGAGAAAACGCCCTCCGGCGCGCAGGAAGCCGCATCGTCGGACAACAAGTCTGCGGACAACAAATCGGCGACCGCCGACCGGCACACCCCGCCCGAGCCGTCTCAGGAACAGCCGGCCAAGGCAACGAAGGACGCGAACGCGAAACCAACGCAGACCGGCAACGCCGACGAAAGCACGATGCCCGAAAAGGTCGCGGCCGAGAGTTCGGCGGCGCGCGAGGGCCCGCAACCGGCACGGCCGGGCCGCCCGCCAGCGGCGTCTGACGAAGAGGCAAGCCACACGGCGTCGAGCACCTCCAAGCGGCCCGTCGAAAAGGAGCCTGCCGACGAAGGACCGGCCTCGGAGGCGATCGGACGACTGATTACCGATCAGGACGTGCTCTTGCGACTGGCCGGCGACGACTGGCAGCGCGTGGCCGCCCGCGGCACCGTCCATGCCGGCGAGCGGCTCATCGGGCTGCCGACCTATCGCCCCAGTGTGACCATGAGCAACGGCGTAACGCTGCAATTCGTCGGCGGCGCCATCGCGGCATTGGGGCGGCCGGATGCCGATGGCACGCCCGAAATCCGCCTGACGTCGGGGCGGCTGCTGCTGCTGACCGTCGCCAAGCCGGACACCAAGATTCGCTTGCAGGCCGGCGACTATGCCGGAACCATCGAGTTCGGCAAAGAAGAAGCCGCTTTGGCGATTGAGGTCCGTCCCTTATTGCCCGAAGGCGCCAATCCCGAAGAAGAGGCGGCTCCGGCCGCGGTCGACCTGTATCTGGCCAGCGGCCAGGCGACCTGGACCGACCGCAAGGGTCGCAGCGATACGATGAGCGGGCGGGCATGGCGCTCGCTCGGCAGTGCCAAGACCGGCAACCGGCCGGCCGAGGAGCTGCCCATCTGGATCGAAGACAGCGAACTGAATCCGACCGACCGACGGGCGTCGGAGGAAATCGAGAAATTCCTGCGTGCCGACAAGCCGGCGACGCCCGCCCTCACGGAGCTGGCCACGCACCGCAAGATCGAGAACAGTCTGCTGGCCACGCAAAGCCTGGCCCTGATCGATGAATTTGGCCCGATCATTCCGCTGCTCAACGACAAAGCCTATCGCATTGCCTGGACCTCGCAGATCGAATCGCTGCGATCGGCCCTGGCGCGGGGCACCGAAACCGCCGCCCTGGTGCGGCAGGCCTTCGAGAGTGCGCGCGGCAAAGCCATGGGTAGCGACCTGTATCGGATGCTCTGGGGTTACGACTCGCAGCAACTTGAAGACGGCGCAGCGGCGCAGCTCATCGAGTGGCTCGACGCGCCCGACGAGCAGCTCGACTACCGCGTGCTGAGCTTCTGGAATCTGCACCACATCACCGGCCTGGGGCTGTATTATCAGCCGGGCGACCCCGAAAAGCAGCGTCGCACGTCGATTCAGCGGTGGAAGCAGAAGCTCGAATCCGGGCTGATCGTGCCCAAAGCGGCGTGATGCTGGCAAACCGGACGGCGGCAAGTTACAACAATGGGGAAGGACCGTTTCGTCTTCCCACGCCCCCGCTCCCATCCACCGAGGCATTTTGCCATGAATCGAAAGCCGCCCGAATCGCCTGCCCGACAAACTCGCCGTAAGTTTCTTCGCACTGGCGCGACGATCACCGCCTCCGCCTTCGCGGCCCCGATGGTGATACCGCGGCACGTGCTGTCCGCTCCGGGCAAGCCCGGCGCGAACGACCGCATTACGGTGGGAGCCATCGGAGTGGGCGGCCGCGCCAAGCTGCTCTTGCAACAGCTCCCGGAGTCGGCCCAGATCGTGGCGCTGTGCGATTGCAATCTGCCGCGGGCCGACGAGTTCAAATCGAAGGCCAAGCAAGACTGGCCCGTCTATCAAGACTATCGAAGTTTGCTGGAGCGAAAGGACATCGACGCCGTGATCGTCGGCACCGGCGAGTTTCAGCGGGTGTTGCCATGCATTCACGCCTGTCAGGCGGGCAAAGACGTCTATGCCGAGAAGCCGCTGACGCTCTACGTGCGCGAGGGGCGTGCCTTGGTCGAGGCGGTGCGACGCTCCGACCGCGTGCTGCAGGTCGGTTCACAGCAGCGGTCGATGGCCATGAATCGCGTGGCCTGCGAGCTGGTCCGCGGCGGCGGCCTGGGCAAGCTGCTGGAAGTGCGGGCCATGAATTACAGTAATTCGTCGCCGGCCGAACCGCGTCCGGCGGCGGCCGTGCCCGACGGACTCGACTGGAATATGTGGCTCAACCAGGCGGCCGAGCGGCCTTATCATCCCGACTGGATGGGCTGGATGCGGTGGCGCGATTTCGCCGGCGGCGAGATGACCAACTGGGGCGCTCACGGCGTCGACCAGATCCAATGGGCGCTGGGCATGGACGGCAGCGGGCCGACCGAAACGCGTCCCCTCTCGGCCGGACCGAACGGGCAGGTGGCCATGCGGTACTCCAACGGCGTCGAGGTCAAGTTTGTGCTCGAACAGGGGCACGGCCCGATGGGCGGCGCCGTGTTCGTCGGTGAAAAAGGCAAGCTGGAAATCAACCGCAACAAGTTCACATCGAATCCGCCCGAAATCGCCGAAGAGCTCAAGAAGAAGGTCAACGTCGAAGAAGAAGAGCGGAAGTGGAGCGATCAACTGGCCCTCTGGCAGGCGCGCTGGCACATGCAAGACTGGCTCGACTGCATCCGCAGCCGCGAGCGGCCCGTGGCCGACGTCGAGATCGGGCACCGCTCGATCACGGTGTGCCATCTGGCCAACATCACTCGCGCCCTCGGCCGCGAGCTGCGCTGGGATCCGGTCCGCGAACAGTTCGTCGGCGACGATGAGGCCAACGCGATGCTCGACCGACCGCGGCGCAAGGGATTTGAGTTGCCGACGGTCTGAACGGTTCCTGACCATCTGCGTCAGAAAATCAATCAGCCGCGCCGCATCGTCGACCACCAAGTAGGGCGTGACGCTAGGATGACCTTCGGGAATCGGCTTAACGGCCATGATCGGCGGTCCTCACCGTCTTTTCCGTCGCCGTCGCCGTGGCGAGGCGGAAGGCGGCGCAAGCCAGGGCCGCGCCAGAATGACGGATGACGCCGGAAGCCCGCGCCGGAAACATACCACCGCGGAACTCGTCCACGTACTCTTGCCCGCCGCCCGCCATGCCGAAGCACTTGCAGCGACAGATCGAGCTACTCAAGCAGAAGATTCTTTTCGTCGGTTCGATGGTGGAAGGGGCGATCGCCAATGCCGTGGCCGCCCTGGTGGAACGCGACGAAACGCTGGCCGCCAAAGTGCTGGAAGAAGACGCCGAAATCGACCGCATGGAGGTCGATGTCGAGGAAGACTGCCTCAAGATTCTGGCCCTCTATCAACCGGTGGCCGTCGATCTGCGGTTCGTGGTCGCCGTGCTCAAGATCAACAACGACCTGGAGCGGATGGGCGACCTGGCCAAGAACATAGCCAAGCGAGTGCTCTATCTGGCGAGGGTCGACCGGGTGGACGTGCCCGTCGATTTCCGCGGTATGGCGGTGCGTGCTCAGGACATGGTCAAGCGGAGCCTCGACGCCTTGGTGCGGGGCGATTCGGCGTTGGCCCACCAGGTGCGCCAGGACGACGACGAATTGGACGCCATGCGGCGGACGGTCCACGAGAAAATCCGCGTCGCTATCCGCGAGCGGCCGCAGCAGACCGAAACGCTGATGAAGCTCTATTCGATCGCCAAGCACCTGGAGCGGCTGGGCGACATGGCGACCAATGTGGCCGAAGACGTGATCTATATGGTCGAGGGCGACATTGTCCGCCATCAGGACGAAGAAGCCTGAGCGGGCCGGCAAAATGGGCAGGAGGGCCAAAGCGGGCGTGTTCGGCGGAATGTTTGTTTCGCAAAAAGTCGGGTAATTCTCCGCCGCCGAGGGGACCGAACTAAGCGAAGAGTGCCGATTGCTCGTCAGAAGCCGGCTGGTGCGCCGCGCGGATTGGATCCGCCGGCTTTGGCCGGGCCGCCTTGCGCGGCGGGTTGGGAATTGCCTTCGTGTCACGCATCTCGATTATCATCCCGACGTTGGAAAACACCGAAGCCCTGGAAAGCACCCTGCTTTCGGTGCTCGAACGCCGTCCGCCACGAAGCGAAATCGTCGTCGTGTTGGGCTGTGTTTATACAGACCCCTACGGCCTGAAGGACGAAATCCGTTTCGTTCAGGCGCCCGACCGGTCGACGCTGGTCGACTTGGTCAATTGCGGCATTGCCGCCGCGCGGAGCGAGGTTGTCCATGTGTTGGCCTGCGGAGCGACGGTCGACGACGGCTGGACGCTCTCGGCGGTACGCCGCTTCGAAGACCCGCACGTGGCCGCGGTCGCGGCCGTGGTGTTGGACGCAACGGCACCCGCGCGCGTGATCGCAGCCGGCTCGACATGGTCGTGGGGCGGGCACTCGGCGGCGTCGGCCCACGGTTGCCCGGTTGAAGCCGTCGGTGTGATCGGTCGCACGTGGGTTGGCCCGCATCTGGCCGGCGCGTTTTATCGCCGCGGCGCCTTCGTCGAGCTGGGATCGCTGGACGCCACGTTGCCGGCCGAGCTGGCCGCCGTCGACCTGGCTTTGCGAATGCGGCACGCCGGCCGGCATTGCGTGCTTGACTGCGAGTCGAAGATCTTCGTCGATCCGCGACTTGTGGGCGGCGACGGTTTCTTCCGGCGATCGCGGCACAGCGAACGGCTGTTCTGGCGACACGCCCGGCAGCGCGGTTGGGTACGCAGCCTGTTTGCCCACGGCTGTCGCGTGGCGGTCGAGGCGCTGACCAGTATTCCGCGGCCGTGGCTCGTGACGCAACTCGTCGGCCGCATGGCGGGTCTGTGCGACGGAACTGCTCCGCAGATTTCGCCGATCGCGCCTGTGGCGGAAACAAATGCCGCTACGGCCGTGAGCAATCCGGCGCGGCGGGTTGACGCAGCCCATAAATCGCCGGAAGAGAGAAAGAAAGCTTCTCGCCGTTCAACGGGCCGCCATAAACGGCGCCAGCGGAAAGAGATCATCTAAGGCTGTCGGCCTGGAACGTCTGCGCCGCAAGGGGGCTCACTCCCGTCGCGCGGCCACCTGCCGCAACTCGCGGGGCAGCGGAAAATAGACCTCTTCGGGACGCACGCTCCGCGATTCGACGCTGGCATCGAACCGCTTGCGCAAGAACTCGATGCAGTCTTCCACCACCAACTCCGGCGCGCTGGCCCCGGCCGTGACCAACACCGTTTCGTGGCCGCGAAACCAACTGACGTCGATGTCGGCCGAGCCGTCGATCAAGTAGGCCGGCACACCGTTCTCCGTCGAAATCTCGGCCAGCCGCTGGCTGTTCGAGCTGTTCTGGCTCCCCAAAACCAGCACCAGGTCGGCTTCGCGCGAGAGCACCTTGACGGCCTCCTGCCGGTTTTGCGTGGCGTAGCAGATGTCTTCCTTGGGCGGGTTGGCAATCTGCGGAAAGCGTCGTCGCAGCCGCTCGATGATGCGGTTGGCGTCGTCCACGGAAAGCGTCGTTTGCGTCAGGTATGCCAGCTTGGCTCCCGGCGGCACCTGCAGGCGATCGACGTCGTCGGGCGTTTCGACCAGCACGATCGAGCCGGGTGCTTCGCCCATCGTGCCAATCACCTCGTCGTGCCCCTCATGGCCGATCAGCACGATCGTGTAGCCCTCTTTGGCGTAGCGGATCGCCTCCAGGTGGACCTTCGTCACCAAGGGACACGTGGCGTCGATCGTTTGCAGGCGGCGTTCATCGGCCAGCCGCCGAATTTCGGGCGAAACCCCGTGGGCCGAGTAGAGCAGCACCGCTCCCTCGGGCACTTCGGCCAACTCATCGACAAACACCACCCCTTTGGCGCGGAACGTTTCGACGACGTAGCGATTATGGACGATTTCGTGATAGACGTAGATCGGCGTGCCGTAAATCTCGATGGCCAGATCGAGGCTTTCGATCGCCATGTTCACGCCCGCACAAAAACCGCGCGGGCCGGCCAGGATGATTCTCATAACGGTTTGTCTCGGAGGCGAGGATTCATCATAATACATCATTGGGGGGCGGTTGACCATTTGAACGGACGCTGATGACTTCTGCTGTATTCGCCGCGGAATTGGCAAGGCACGGCCCCGCCGCCGCGGTACGTGAGCCGCCGTCGCTCGCCGCCAGCCGGGACTATTGCCGGCGTCTGGCCCGCCGTCATTACGAGAACTTCGTCGTCGCCAGCCGCTTGCTGCCACGTCCGCTCAGGCAGCACTTCGCCAACGTCTATGCCTATTGCCGCTGGTCCGACGACCTGGCCGATGAAACCGCCGGAGCGGAAGAAAGTCTCGCATTGCTCGATTGGTGGCAAAAGCAACTTGAAGAGTGCTATGCCGGCCGGGCCTCGCACCCGGTGTTCGTGGCCCTGAGCGAGACGATTCGCGAGTTCGAGATTCCGCCCGGTCCATTGCGGGCGCTGCTGAGCGCCTTTCGACAAGACCAGCGGGTCACGCGGTACGAAACGTTCGACGATCTGCTCGATTATTGCCGGCGGTCGGCCAACCCGGTCGGCCGGCTGGTGTTGTGCTTGGGGCGGGTCCACGACGAAGATCGCGGCCGCCTTTCCGATTCGGTTTGCACCGGCCTGCAGCTTGCCAACTTCTGGCAAGACGTGGCCGGCGATTGGCGACGCGGCCGCATCTATGTTCCGCTGGAAGACGTTCGCCGCTTCGGCTTTTCGGAAAGCGATTTCGCGGCCGGCAGATCGAACCAGGCTTTTCAGCGGCTGATGGCCTTTGAGGTCGAGCGGGCAGAAACCTGGCTGCGCAACGGGTTGCCGCTGATCGAACGCTTGCCCGGCTGGCTGGCGGGCGACGTGTGGCTGATCGTTCAAGGCGGGCTGAAAATCCTCGACAAAATCCGTTCGGTCGAGTTTGACGTCTGGTGGCGACGCCCGCGGGTGACGCGCTGCGACCAGGCACGTCTGCTGGCCGGCTACCTGGTGCGCCGCGCGACGGCGGGAAGAAGATGACCGTTTCGCTCGCCGCCAGCTACGACAACTGCCGCCGCCTGGCCCGCCGCTCGGCCAAGAATTTTTACTATTCGTTTCTCGTCCTGCCGCGCGAGAAACGCCGGGCGATGTGTGCGCTGTACGCCTTCTCGCGCCAGACCGACGACTTGGGCGACAGCCCCCGGCCGCTCGATCAGCGGCGGGCGGCCTTGACGCAATGGCGGGCGTCGCTCGACCGTTGCCTGAGCGGCGTCTACGACTCACCCATCTTCCCCGCCTTGGCCGACACGATCGAACGCTATCGGCTACCGCCGGAGCACTTGCACGCTCTGATCGACGGCGTCGAGATGGATCTCGGTTCCTGCCAGTACGAGTCGTTCGCGGACCTGAGCGATTATTGCTACAAGGTCGCATCGGTCGTCGGCCTGTGCTGCATCCGGATATGGGGCTTTAGCAACGAGCGGGCGTTCGAACCGGCGGTGAAGTGCGGCCTTGCCTTGCAGTTGACGAACATCTTGCGCGACCTGGAAGAAGACGCCGCCGCGGGCCGCGTATACCTGCCTCAAGAAGACCTGCGCCGGTTCGGCTACGCCGCCGATGAATTGCGGCGAGGCGTTGTCGACCGCCGGTTTCGCGAGTTGATGCGGTTCGAGATCGAGCGTGTCGAGCGGTTTTACGACGACGCGGCCGAACTGCACCGCTGGCTGTCGCCCGACGGCCGGTCGGTGTTCGGCGCCATGACGAGCATCTATCGCGGGCTGCTCGATGAAATCAAGCGTCGCGACGGCGACGTGTTCGGGCATCGCGTTCAGCTCACGGCGTGGCGCAAGCTGAGCATCGCCGGTCGCTGGCTGCTGGCGAGTCCCGGCCATGCGGTGCCCGCGCCGGCCGGGGCCAGGCGGCAATGACGCCCGACGCCGCCCCGCGCCGCATCGCCATCGTGGGAGGAGGCCTGGCCGGCCTGGCCGCGGCGGCGGCGCTGGCCGAACGGGGCTTCGAACTGGAACTGTATGAGTCGCGCCGGCGGCTGGGCGGACGCGCCGCCAGCTTCTACGACGCGGCCAGCGGCGAGTGGATCGACCATTGCCAGCACGTCGGCATGGGGTGTTGCACCAACCTGATCGACTTTTGCCGCCGCACCGGACTGTCGAAGCTCTTGCGACGCGACCGGGTGCTCCACTTCTTTGGGCCTGACGGCCGATGCTTTCGGCTGGCGGCCAGTCGTTGGCTGCCGGCGCCGCTACACTTGGCGCCGGCCTTGCTGCGCATGGGCTATCTCTCCTTGGGAGAGCGGGCGGCGATTGCCCGGACCATGCTGCGGCTCGGCCGCATCGGATCGGACGGCAACCAGGAAGCGACCATCGGCCATTGGCTGCGCGACCAAGGTCAAAGTCCGCGGGCCATCGAGCGTTTCTGGTCGGTCGTGCTGGTCAGTGCTTTGGGAGAGGATCTCGATCGGGCCTCGCCGGCGGCTGCTCGAAAGGTGTTCGTCGATGGGTTCCTCGCTGCCCGCACGGCGTATGAGATCGATGTCCCTCGCGTCGCGCTGGGCGAGCTCTATGGCGAGCGGCTGGAGGGCTGGTTGAATAGCCGCGGCGTGTCGCTGCAGTTAGGCACGCCCGTCAAGCAGATCGAAGGCGACGCCGCGGGCGTGAGCAAGATCGTGCTGGCCGACGGCACGCGGCGCGAGATCGACGGCGTGATTGCGGCCGTCACTTGGAAGCGGGTTCACGAGTTGTTCGACGCTCCGCTACTGGCCCGACTGCCCGAGTTGTCGGGCGTCGATCAGATCGAGGCGGCTCCCATCACGGGCGTCCACCTCTGGTTCGATCGCGAGATTACGCCCTTGCCGCACGCGGTGCTGGTCGGCCGGTTGAGCCAATGGCTGTTCAATCGCGGCGGCGCGTCGGCAGGACCGGTCGAGCACTATTATCAAGTGGTGATTAGCGCATCGCGGTCGTTGGCCGGACGCGATCGCGCGGCGGTGATCGACGAAATCATCGGCGACCTCGCTGCGATCTGGCCGGTGGCACGGGAAGCAACGCTGCTCCGCTGGCGGATCGTGACCGAACAGGCCGCGGTGTTCTCCGTGCGGCCGGGCATCGAACGTCTGCGTCCTCCGCAGCAAACCTCGATCGCCAACCTGGCGTTGGCCGGCGACTGGACGCGCACGGGCTGGCCCTCCACGATGGAGGGCGCCGTCCGCAGCGGCTACTTTGCCGCTGAAGCAATCTTGAACGCCTTTGGGCGCCACGAGCGAATCCTGGTGCCGGACATGAGGCCATCCTGGTTGGCCAGGCTGCTGCTGGGCTGCGGCGGACAAGAGGGATGGAAAGGCACGGCCTGAAATGATATTCTGTACACGCTGGGTGGATCGAAGGGCGTACTTTGGAATATGGGCGACGGGGACGTTTACGGAGCGACATGGTGAAAATCAAGAACGGGTCATCGCGGAAGCGGAATGGAAACGGCTCGCAAACCGCTTTGTTCGAGGAAGACGCGCGCGAGTCGGTCGTTTGCGGAGCGGGGCACGAATACTTGACGGTGCTCCCGCCCGCAGATGTGTCGGACACCCTGCAAGCAGTCCGCTCCCCCGTGAAAGTCGTCATGCTCGACCCTTGGTACAACAAGGGCTTTGGCGGTGTCCGCGACGACTATGACGAATGGCTCGCCGACGTCGTGGCGAAGTCGGGCAAGATCGCGGAGCACGTCTACGTGTGGGGCTTCCCCGAGATTATTTGGCGGCTGTTGAACAACCTTCCTGGCGATTTGAAATTGATTGCATGGTTGACCTGGTTTTACCGAAACTGCCCCTCGGTCATTCGCGGCTGGCGTTCGGCACAATACACCTGCCTGCACTTGGCGCGGGAGGATGCTCAACTCTATGCCGAGCATTTTTTGAACGACGTTCAGCTCGCGAAGCAACGCGAGGGCAAGTTGAGGTACATCCCCGGACCGCCGAGCGTAATCGACGTTCCGCTCAATATTGGGTTTGTCGGCAGGAACGAACAAACGGGGCATCCCTCGCAGAAGCCCGAAAAGGTCATCGAACCGCTGATTCAAATGGCAACGAAGCCCGGAGATACGGTTTTGGACCCCATGTGCGGTTCGGGGACGACGGGAGCGGTTTGCGCCAAGCTTGGCCGGCACGCGATACTGTGTGACATCTCCGAGGAATACACGGTGATTACCGAACAGCGGCTTGGGGTCACGCGCTGTCAATCGCCGAAGTATTCGCGCAAGAAGTCATAGACGGCCCGCTTTTCGCGCTCTGGCGCCGCTTGCACGATCGCGTAGACATTCAGTTTGCCAGTTGCATGGTCCCAGAAATTCTTCTTGACGACCTGGTGGCGACCGCAAAGCGCTTGCCAGGCATTCGGGTCATGGGCGTCCGCTTGGGGATTCATGGAATGCGGCGTCTTGTGATCGGCGGTCAGTTTTACGGTCCCGCCGCCGATCGGGTCTTGTTCACCCGCTTTCAGCCCGCACCGAACGCCACCGTCCTCCCATTCGCACGAATGTCGAGCGCGTTCCAACACCGCTTGCCATGTCTTGGGGGCGATTTTAACCCGCCTGCCCGACGTCGTTCGCCGTTCCGCCGACACCAGGCGGTACTCCGACCGCTTCAGTTCTTGGGTGTCGCGCGATGACTGAATGGTGTAACCGTACTCGACGCGGAGCTCAGACAGTCGCTGGTGCCAGTTTTCGGGAATCTTTCCCGTCACCGGATCCGCGGCGACCTCCAGGATTCGCTCGCGCGTTACGATCCTCCCGACGTTGTCGAGAAACAACGCTTCCAGACGCTGCAAGATCGACGCCTGGGTGTACTTCTTTTTCTTCGTGGCCATTCGCCTTGCACCGCGCGGGACCGCACTTCGCTTTGATCGACAGGCTGCGACCGATAGCTGAAGGCGTTTCCTGGCCGTGGGACGCGACGGCCCCCCGGAGCCGCCGAGCCCGGTTGGACCGGAGCACCGTTTGGCCTTATGCTGAAAGAGGGCGACCGAGAGCATATAAATCGGGGCGTTTAACGTAGTCGTTGCGAGGACTGAGCAGATGCCGCACATTGTCGTAGACACCACCGAAGCGGAACTGATCGCCGCTGCTGGTAGCACGGTACACGTGCGTGATCCCAAGGGACGCTTGGTGGGCTTTATTACGCCTGCCCCACCGGAAGAGGAGATCGCCGCGGCCAAGGCGCGACTGGCCGAAGGTCGAAAAGGCCCGACGTATACGACGGCCGAAGTCCTTGCGCATCTTCGCTCGCTTGAGAACCAATGACTCGCTTCACGGTCACGTGGTGGGATCCGGCTCGCGAGGAACTGACTGAAATAGGGCTGGCGGATCCTGGGCAGCCTCCAGGATTCGCTCGGGCGTCGCGATCTTCCCGACGTTGTCGAGAAACAATGCTTCCAGACGCTGCAAGATCAGGATCCGCTGTCTCTGGAAAAACGGCCCAGCTTACCGCATAATCCGAATTCACAAACCCCGCCTCCTCCGAACCGCACGCATAAGGGAAACTCTCGCATGACTCAACCGCTCAACGTCGGCATGATTGGCTACGGCTTCATGGGCCGGGCACACTCCAACGCCTATCGCCAGGTAAGCCAGTTCTTTCCGCACCAGCGCCGCCCCGTGCTCAAGGCCTGCTGTGCCCGGAATGAAGAGAAGATCAAGGCGTTTGCCGAGAACTGGGGATACGAGTCTTACGAGACCGATTGGCGGAAGCTGATCGAGCGGAAAGACATCGACCTGGTCGACATCGGCTCGCCGAACAATACGCACCGCGAGATCGTGCTGGCCGCGGCCAAGGCGGGCAAAATGATTCTTTGCGAGAAGCCGCTGGCCATGAATGTGGCCGAGGGCGAAGAGATGACCGCGGCCGTCGAAAAGGCGGGCCTGCCGAACATGGTCTGGTTCAATTATCGCCGCGTGCCCGCCATCGCGCTGGCCAAACAGCTTGTCGACGAGGGCCGCATCGGGCGTCCGTTTCACTACCGGGCAACCTATTTGCAGGACTGGACCATTGCCGAAGACGTGCCGCAGGGCGGGGCCGCGCTGTGGCGGCTCGACGTGAATGTGGCCGGATCAGGCGTGACGGGCGATCTGCTGGCCCACTCGATCGACGCGGCCGAATGGCTCAACGGCCCGATTCGCCGCGTGACCGCTGCCACCGAGACCTTCGTCAAACAACGGATGCACCAGGAGACCGGCAAGCTGGAGCCGGTCGGCATCGACGACGCCTGCATGTTTCTGGCCCAGTTCGCCAACGGCTCGATGGGCACCTTCGAGAGCACGCGCTACGCCCGCGGCCGCAAGAACTACAACACCTTCGAATTGAACGGCCAATCCGGCAGCGTTTTCTTCGATCTGGAAGACCCGCAATACCTGCAATACTTCAAGTACGCCGATCCGAAGACGGGGGCGAAGATCGAGAGCCATCTGACCGGCTGGCAGAAGATTCACGTCACCAACTTCGAGCATCCCTATATGAAGAATTGGTGGGTGCCCGGCTGCACGATCGGCTACGAGCACACGTTCATCAACGCCCTGGCTGACTTTTTGCAGTCGCTCGAGACCGGCAAGCCGGTGCAGCCCGACTTCCGCTGCGCGTTGCACACGCAAAAAGTTTGCGACGCCGTGCTGACCAGCGCCAAGAGCGGGCAGTGGGTGGAGATTGACTGACTTCCGCGACCGGGCAGGGGGCAGTATGCGGCCGATTTCGGATTGGACCGGCCATCGTGTCGGCTGTATGCTGGAATTGGGGGCGGAGTTGCCTTAAAAGTCGGAGAACCCGATGAAGCATCCCTACATCATCCAGCAGCTTTTAGTTGGCGAAAAGCACTCAAAGATCGAGGTGTG includes:
- the hpnE gene encoding hydroxysqualene dehydroxylase HpnE, with the protein product MTPDAAPRRIAIVGGGLAGLAAAAALAERGFELELYESRRRLGGRAASFYDAASGEWIDHCQHVGMGCCTNLIDFCRRTGLSKLLRRDRVLHFFGPDGRCFRLAASRWLPAPLHLAPALLRMGYLSLGERAAIARTMLRLGRIGSDGNQEATIGHWLRDQGQSPRAIERFWSVVLVSALGEDLDRASPAAARKVFVDGFLAARTAYEIDVPRVALGELYGERLEGWLNSRGVSLQLGTPVKQIEGDAAGVSKIVLADGTRREIDGVIAAVTWKRVHELFDAPLLARLPELSGVDQIEAAPITGVHLWFDREITPLPHAVLVGRLSQWLFNRGGASAGPVEHYYQVVISASRSLAGRDRAAVIDEIIGDLAAIWPVAREATLLRWRIVTEQAAVFSVRPGIERLRPPQQTSIANLALAGDWTRTGWPSTMEGAVRSGYFAAEAILNAFGRHERILVPDMRPSWLARLLLGCGGQEGWKGTA
- a CDS encoding site-specific DNA-methyltransferase is translated as MVKIKNGSSRKRNGNGSQTALFEEDARESVVCGAGHEYLTVLPPADVSDTLQAVRSPVKVVMLDPWYNKGFGGVRDDYDEWLADVVAKSGKIAEHVYVWGFPEIIWRLLNNLPGDLKLIAWLTWFYRNCPSVIRGWRSAQYTCLHLAREDAQLYAEHFLNDVQLAKQREGKLRYIPGPPSVIDVPLNIGFVGRNEQTGHPSQKPEKVIEPLIQMATKPGDTVLDPMCGSGTTGAVCAKLGRHAILCDISEEYTVITEQRLGVTRCQSPKYSRKKS
- a CDS encoding Gfo/Idh/MocA family oxidoreductase; translated protein: MTQPLNVGMIGYGFMGRAHSNAYRQVSQFFPHQRRPVLKACCARNEEKIKAFAENWGYESYETDWRKLIERKDIDLVDIGSPNNTHREIVLAAAKAGKMILCEKPLAMNVAEGEEMTAAVEKAGLPNMVWFNYRRVPAIALAKQLVDEGRIGRPFHYRATYLQDWTIAEDVPQGGAALWRLDVNVAGSGVTGDLLAHSIDAAEWLNGPIRRVTAATETFVKQRMHQETGKLEPVGIDDACMFLAQFANGSMGTFESTRYARGRKNYNTFELNGQSGSVFFDLEDPQYLQYFKYADPKTGAKIESHLTGWQKIHVTNFEHPYMKNWWVPGCTIGYEHTFINALADFLQSLETGKPVQPDFRCALHTQKVCDAVLTSAKSGQWVEID